One window from the genome of Candidatus Flexicrinis affinis encodes:
- a CDS encoding response regulator transcription factor, which yields MRPIRLAFVSTNALTRSGIHQIMARSEPSIDVVCTVSDFPAAHLYLDDHPVDVILIDESLPRHTNLLLEVQSLCFEHFGVAVILILQRPTVSQVLKLLQVHGVRGILQRNDDLESYLAQAIILGKQRGTYLSPGISEFIDSQRRLPSGVSQRDIDVLRLLADGLDAKEIASHIGVRSHTVYRILQSLRALFNVQSNTHLIATAHQSGLLDAQGIEQGCR from the coding sequence ATGCGACCGATCAGACTGGCGTTTGTTTCCACCAACGCGCTTACGCGCAGCGGAATTCATCAGATCATGGCCAGGTCAGAGCCGTCGATTGACGTGGTTTGCACCGTGTCAGATTTCCCGGCTGCTCATCTGTATCTCGACGACCACCCGGTCGATGTGATCCTGATTGATGAGTCGCTGCCTAGGCACACGAATCTCCTGCTTGAAGTGCAATCGCTCTGTTTCGAGCACTTCGGAGTCGCCGTGATCCTCATCCTGCAGCGGCCTACCGTCAGCCAGGTCTTGAAGCTGCTTCAAGTGCACGGCGTTCGCGGAATCCTGCAGAGGAATGACGATCTGGAGAGCTATCTCGCCCAGGCGATTATCCTGGGCAAGCAGCGGGGCACCTATCTGTCACCGGGGATCTCAGAATTCATCGATTCGCAGCGCCGCTTGCCGAGTGGCGTGTCTCAGCGTGACATTGATGTGCTCAGACTGCTGGCGGATGGCCTGGACGCGAAGGAAATCGCGTCACACATCGGAGTGAGAAGCCACACGGTGTATCGGATTCTCCAGTCGCTACGGGCTCTGTTCAATGTGCAGAGCAATACACACCTGATTGCGACCGCACACCAGAGCGGGCTGCTGGACGCGCAAGGCATTGAGCAGGGATGTAGGTGA
- a CDS encoding GNAT family N-acetyltransferase, whose translation MNLRLAVPSRDFPRIASLLTSISPEPVTVADLEEDEARTMTGKHWRRWVVEDSASGVMGYAMVIRYPSQPPGWMNMELVVDAAYRRQGAGTMLYEAALGYAREHGAATLVVEVNDREPNGRRFAEQHGFRRSHHVLDAVLDLTAFDMSDVDHAETIARAELAGIRFTTLAALGKTEPVLRQLYDLNRMAVLDEPGSSGGFPAYENWLRIVVNARWYRAESQFIALDGDTLVGLAGVYNDPDHPQTMFNGLTGVRPEYRRRGIALALKLLTIRYAIDHGAHVVTTNIDDRNAPMLRINTALGYLPQSGHTVYQLTLG comes from the coding sequence ATGAACTTGCGATTGGCTGTGCCCAGCCGTGACTTTCCGCGCATCGCCAGCCTGCTCACGTCGATCAGCCCTGAGCCGGTGACCGTCGCGGATCTGGAAGAGGACGAAGCGCGAACGATGACGGGTAAGCATTGGCGCCGCTGGGTGGTCGAGGATTCCGCTAGCGGCGTGATGGGCTACGCCATGGTTATCCGCTATCCGTCTCAACCGCCCGGGTGGATGAACATGGAGCTGGTGGTCGACGCTGCATATCGGCGGCAGGGCGCCGGAACCATGTTGTACGAAGCGGCGCTCGGCTATGCGCGCGAGCACGGCGCAGCGACGCTCGTCGTGGAAGTTAACGATCGCGAGCCTAACGGGAGGCGGTTCGCCGAGCAGCACGGATTTCGTCGCTCGCACCACGTTCTCGACGCCGTGCTCGATCTGACCGCGTTCGACATGAGCGACGTCGACCACGCGGAAACTATCGCACGGGCGGAGTTAGCGGGCATCCGGTTCACCACATTGGCCGCGCTCGGCAAGACCGAGCCTGTTCTGCGCCAGTTGTACGATCTCAACCGTATGGCGGTTCTGGACGAGCCGGGCTCGAGCGGCGGTTTTCCGGCTTACGAAAACTGGCTGCGGATCGTCGTCAATGCACGCTGGTATCGCGCCGAGAGCCAGTTCATCGCGTTGGACGGTGACACGTTGGTGGGGTTGGCCGGTGTCTATAACGATCCGGATCACCCGCAAACGATGTTCAACGGGCTGACCGGCGTTCGGCCCGAGTATCGGCGGCGGGGGATCGCCTTGGCACTCAAACTGCTCACGATCCGCTACGCGATCGATCACGGCGCGCACGTGGTGACGACCAACATTGACGACCGAAACGCACCTATGCTGCGCATCAACACCGCGCTGGGGTATCTGCCGCAATCCGGACACACGGTCTATCAGCTTACGCTGGGCTAG
- a CDS encoding DUF3237 domain-containing protein — MSTTSIGSLTRRNFLRTGALGAAGMALAAASPLAAQQLGLELEYVSAWDVNLTPPQVIGPTPDGLRQIIYAVDGTASGPKMNGTWLSGGGDWLRVRSDGVFALDVRATIQLDDDSLAFVHYPGYGVIAPEVFNRIASGEEVDGAEYYFRMTPRFETASEQYAWLNSTIFVGTGQLGPFLASVHYDVYQVL; from the coding sequence ATGAGCACTACATCGATAGGTTCGCTGACTCGCCGCAATTTCTTACGGACAGGGGCGTTGGGCGCGGCAGGCATGGCACTTGCCGCCGCGTCCCCGCTCGCCGCACAGCAACTGGGATTGGAGCTCGAATACGTGTCGGCATGGGATGTCAACCTCACTCCGCCGCAGGTGATTGGGCCCACTCCGGACGGCTTGCGTCAGATCATCTATGCCGTCGACGGTACCGCATCTGGCCCGAAGATGAACGGGACGTGGCTTTCCGGCGGTGGCGATTGGTTGCGCGTGCGCTCGGACGGCGTGTTCGCGCTCGACGTTCGCGCAACGATCCAGCTTGACGACGACTCGCTGGCCTTTGTCCACTACCCCGGTTATGGGGTCATCGCGCCGGAGGTATTCAACCGGATTGCCAGCGGAGAAGAAGTCGATGGTGCCGAGTATTACTTTCGCATGACGCCGCGCTTCGAGACCGCATCGGAGCAGTACGCGTGGCTGAACAGCACGATTTTCGTCGGTACCGGACAGCTTGGGCCGTTCCTCGCCTCTGTCCACTACGATGTGTATCAAGTGTTGTAG
- a CDS encoding class I SAM-dependent methyltransferase, producing the protein MPIDFGMTASDYAKHRHGFPPSFFERLISRGLIGPGVRVLDLGTGTGTIARGCALAGCTVVGTDIAAPLMEQAEQLDREAGVHVTYHVAPAETTGQPESAFDVVTAGQCWHWFDRPKAAQEARRVLVDGGALVIAHLDWIPLPGNLVEATEALILKHNPAWTMGGGTGLYPAWLADLATAGFTGIETFSYDLDLLYTPEAWRGRIRASAGISASLTPDAVQRFDDAHAAMLAARFPGDVLPVHHRVWAAYGWKR; encoded by the coding sequence ATGCCCATCGACTTCGGAATGACCGCGTCTGATTACGCTAAGCACCGGCATGGATTCCCGCCGTCGTTCTTCGAGCGGCTCATCTCACGTGGTCTGATCGGCCCCGGCGTGCGCGTGCTCGACCTCGGCACCGGTACCGGCACGATCGCGCGTGGATGCGCGCTGGCGGGCTGCACGGTGGTTGGCACCGATATCGCGGCGCCGCTGATGGAACAGGCCGAGCAGTTGGATCGCGAAGCGGGCGTGCACGTGACCTATCACGTCGCGCCCGCGGAAACGACCGGCCAACCTGAGTCTGCGTTCGATGTCGTCACCGCCGGCCAATGTTGGCACTGGTTCGACCGGCCCAAGGCGGCGCAGGAAGCCCGCCGTGTGCTGGTTGACGGCGGCGCGCTGGTGATCGCGCATCTGGATTGGATTCCGCTGCCCGGCAACCTGGTCGAGGCGACCGAGGCGCTCATCCTCAAGCACAACCCGGCGTGGACGATGGGCGGCGGCACCGGATTGTATCCGGCGTGGCTGGCCGATCTGGCGACGGCGGGGTTCACCGGCATCGAGACGTTCTCGTACGACCTCGACCTGCTGTATACGCCCGAAGCGTGGCGCGGGCGCATCCGGGCCAGCGCGGGTATTTCGGCGTCGCTGACACCTGACGCCGTGCAGCGCTTTGACGATGCGCACGCCGCGATGCTTGCCGCCCGGTTCCCCGGCGACGTGCTGCCGGTGCATCACCGCGTGTGGGCGGCCTACGGATGGAAGCGATAG
- a CDS encoding TetR/AcrR family transcriptional regulator produces MGRREQYREQTRDEIKALARQQLADGGPMSLSLNAIARTMGVAVSGLYRYYDGRDALLTALILDAFHAHADAMEQAEAAHQPRTDYAGRLLAALIAYREWAVTYPSEFALIYGTPVPGYHAPREETVAAASRAMNVVLGVLGEAHAAGHMRDPNLAGEPVGLIDMGVSPALAEWAMMGWTRIHGVTVLDAFGHFNDMMQDRSTFYRNACMRLLREGGLLPPP; encoded by the coding sequence ATGGGACGGCGCGAGCAGTACCGCGAACAGACCCGCGACGAAATCAAGGCGCTGGCCCGTCAGCAGTTGGCCGACGGCGGACCGATGAGCCTGTCACTGAACGCCATCGCCCGCACGATGGGCGTGGCGGTCTCCGGCCTGTATCGCTATTACGACGGCCGCGACGCCCTCCTGACGGCGCTGATCCTCGACGCGTTCCACGCCCACGCCGATGCAATGGAGCAGGCCGAAGCGGCGCATCAGCCACGCACCGACTACGCCGGACGACTGCTGGCGGCATTGATCGCGTACCGCGAATGGGCCGTGACGTATCCGTCCGAATTCGCGTTGATCTATGGCACGCCGGTGCCCGGCTATCACGCCCCGCGCGAGGAGACGGTCGCCGCCGCCTCACGCGCGATGAACGTCGTCCTTGGCGTTCTGGGCGAGGCGCACGCTGCCGGCCACATGCGCGATCCGAACCTCGCTGGCGAGCCCGTCGGGCTGATAGACATGGGCGTGTCGCCCGCGCTCGCCGAATGGGCGATGATGGGCTGGACGCGGATCCACGGCGTGACGGTCCTTGACGCCTTCGGCCACTTCAACGACATGATGCAGGATCGGTCGACCTTCTATCGTAACGCGTGCATGCGTCTGCTGCGCGAAGGAGGCCTCCTCCCACCGCCCTAG
- a CDS encoding NAD(P)H-binding protein, whose product MSERSLHVIFGTGPLGKSVMRAALARGYAVRMVNRSGEADVPAGVEVVAADLYQPDDVRRVASGAAVTYQCAQPEYSAWAEKFPPLQAAIIDGVAGSGARMVVGDNLYMIDNTHGAPIHEGLAHNYTTKKGKMRAEMADRVLEAHRTGALSTALVRASDFYGPEVLGSAVGERTFPPLLTGKPVQVIGDPDVAHTVTYIDDFGMAMVMVGERESALGQSWHVPTAGVTTMRDFLTLAASVAGTELKVSRVQPWMLRMLGIFVPNVREIAEMLYQFNTPYVVDHSKFVREFGDIATSYAAGLRATIDWYRAHSTAQKAA is encoded by the coding sequence ATGTCTGAGCGTTCCCTGCATGTCATTTTCGGGACGGGTCCGTTGGGCAAGTCGGTGATGCGGGCCGCCCTCGCCCGTGGGTACGCCGTGCGGATGGTCAACCGCAGTGGCGAGGCCGACGTCCCCGCTGGCGTCGAGGTCGTCGCGGCCGACCTCTATCAGCCCGACGACGTCCGGCGCGTAGCGTCCGGCGCAGCCGTTACGTACCAATGTGCACAGCCCGAGTACAGCGCGTGGGCCGAGAAATTCCCGCCGCTGCAAGCCGCGATCATCGACGGAGTCGCCGGTTCCGGCGCGCGCATGGTCGTCGGTGACAACCTGTACATGATCGACAACACCCACGGCGCGCCGATCCACGAGGGCTTAGCCCATAACTACACCACCAAAAAGGGCAAGATGCGCGCCGAGATGGCGGACCGCGTGCTGGAGGCGCATCGCACCGGTGCGCTTTCAACGGCGTTGGTGCGCGCCTCAGATTTCTACGGACCCGAGGTGCTCGGTTCGGCGGTTGGCGAGCGCACGTTTCCGCCGCTGCTGACAGGGAAGCCTGTGCAAGTCATCGGGGATCCGGACGTGGCACACACTGTGACCTATATCGACGACTTCGGCATGGCGATGGTGATGGTCGGAGAGCGCGAATCTGCGCTGGGGCAGAGCTGGCACGTCCCGACCGCTGGTGTCACGACCATGCGCGACTTCCTCACGCTGGCGGCGTCAGTCGCCGGTACGGAGCTCAAGGTGTCGCGCGTCCAGCCGTGGATGCTGCGCATGCTCGGGATTTTCGTGCCGAACGTGCGCGAGATAGCGGAGATGCTGTACCAGTTCAACACGCCTTATGTCGTCGATCACAGCAAGTTCGTCCGCGAGTTCGGAGATATTGCGACGTCGTACGCCGCCGGCCTGCGCGCCACCATCGACTGGTATCGGGCGCATTCCACAGCACAAAAAGCCGCCTAA
- a CDS encoding carbon-nitrogen hydrolase family protein, whose protein sequence is MSSLIRVTVTQLHDSPHQLATDWTALVQHVRENQPDLVLLPEIPFSRWFFQSRRFQPALWNASVDEHERWLGRLPELGRVAVLGSRPVNDGASRYNEGFVWDATRGYQAVHRKCYLPDEEGFWEASWYHRAPREFNPVEIGPLKVGFLICTEMWFTEHARAYGRQGAHLIFTPRMNEPATVNRWTTGAQALSMVSGAYVASSARYGISLAGGVGWVIAPDGDVMALTSEEQRFRTVAIDLAVADAAKRTYPRYVDDE, encoded by the coding sequence ATGTCCTCCCTGATCCGCGTTACGGTCACACAACTTCATGACAGCCCTCACCAGCTCGCAACCGACTGGACGGCGTTGGTGCAGCATGTGCGGGAGAATCAGCCCGATCTCGTGCTGCTGCCGGAGATCCCGTTTTCCCGCTGGTTCTTTCAATCGCGCCGCTTCCAACCGGCACTGTGGAATGCCTCGGTTGACGAACACGAACGCTGGCTCGGCCGTCTGCCCGAGTTGGGACGGGTGGCGGTGTTGGGGTCGCGCCCGGTCAACGACGGCGCCTCTCGCTACAACGAGGGTTTCGTATGGGATGCGACGCGTGGCTATCAGGCCGTGCATCGCAAGTGCTACCTGCCCGACGAAGAAGGATTCTGGGAAGCGTCGTGGTATCATCGCGCCCCGCGCGAGTTCAACCCGGTCGAGATCGGCCCGCTCAAGGTCGGCTTCTTGATCTGCACCGAGATGTGGTTCACCGAACACGCCCGCGCCTACGGACGGCAGGGCGCGCATCTGATCTTCACGCCGCGCATGAACGAGCCGGCCACCGTCAACCGTTGGACCACCGGCGCGCAAGCCCTCTCAATGGTGAGCGGGGCATACGTCGCGTCGTCGGCGCGCTACGGCATCAGTTTGGCCGGCGGAGTCGGGTGGGTGATTGCGCCGGACGGCGACGTAATGGCGCTGACCAGCGAGGAGCAGCGGTTCCGCACCGTGGCGATCGATCTGGCTGTCGCCGACGCGGCCAAGCGAACCTATCCGCGCTACGTCGACGACGAATAG
- a CDS encoding PAS domain-containing protein yields the protein MKAVTTTTTHYDDPMMRVLLDNLPSCAVALFDSNLRIVRAGGELLERWGFHHDEVEGRLLRDVFPPSKAAWLSELVSKVMTGETVRIEYPHEQMHLHVVAKPTNDGGVMLVRDIRDVADAHAQRFTQELRSTEARKDGEISQLKNQMVERILHEFRNPLASVASSAELLHLYFETMSEERRREHIDRIAHEAHRLSSVLDDILAIIK from the coding sequence GTGAAGGCTGTAACCACGACCACCACCCACTACGACGACCCCATGATGCGCGTGCTCTTGGATAATCTGCCGAGCTGTGCGGTCGCGTTGTTCGACTCCAACCTGCGGATTGTGCGGGCGGGCGGCGAGCTGCTCGAGCGGTGGGGCTTCCACCACGACGAAGTGGAAGGGCGCCTGCTGCGCGACGTTTTTCCGCCGTCGAAGGCGGCGTGGCTTTCCGAGCTGGTGTCCAAGGTCATGACCGGAGAAACGGTCCGGATCGAATACCCGCACGAGCAGATGCACCTCCACGTCGTCGCCAAGCCGACCAACGACGGCGGCGTCATGTTGGTGCGCGATATTCGCGACGTCGCCGACGCCCACGCGCAGCGCTTTACCCAAGAACTGCGCAGTACCGAGGCGCGCAAAGACGGCGAAATCTCCCAGCTCAAGAACCAGATGGTCGAGCGTATCCTGCACGAGTTCCGCAATCCGCTCGCGAGCGTGGCGTCGTCTGCCGAGCTGCTCCATCTGTACTTCGAAACGATGTCGGAAGAGCGGCGGCGCGAGCACATCGACCGCATCGCACACGAGGCGCACCGCCTGTCCAGCGTGCTGGACGACATCCTCGCAATCATCAAGTAG
- the prmC gene encoding peptide chain release factor N(5)-glutamine methyltransferase has protein sequence MTALGPLLAAARTRFTDHSTSPGLDAQLLMAHMLNESRAHVIAHPERELTSAQEARFAALVERRAAGEPMAYILGQRAFFDRAFNVTPAVLIPRPETETLVELAITAPQAQRAGAVIVDIGTGSGAIAITVAAHCPQADVHAVDISAAALDVARGNATLNGVTLTFHHGDLLAPIHDAGLQVDVLLANLPYIDSGVLPGLDVSRHEPALALDGGPDGLDVVRRLLAQAPHVLAPDALVLLEIGADQGERASDLARAALPDAQVDVVKDLAGLDRIVRAVRVPRTG, from the coding sequence ATGACCGCGCTCGGCCCGCTGCTGGCCGCCGCCCGTACACGCTTCACCGACCACAGCACCTCGCCCGGGCTGGACGCGCAGCTGTTAATGGCGCATATGCTCAATGAGAGCCGCGCGCATGTCATCGCGCATCCGGAGCGCGAGCTGACTTCTGCACAAGAAGCGCGGTTCGCCGCGTTGGTCGAGCGCCGTGCTGCGGGCGAACCGATGGCCTACATCCTCGGCCAACGGGCGTTCTTCGACCGGGCCTTCAACGTGACGCCGGCCGTCCTTATCCCACGTCCCGAGACCGAAACGCTGGTCGAGCTGGCGATCACTGCGCCGCAGGCACAGCGCGCCGGCGCGGTGATCGTCGACATCGGCACAGGCAGCGGCGCGATTGCGATTACAGTCGCCGCTCACTGCCCGCAGGCCGACGTGCACGCCGTCGACATCAGCGCCGCCGCGCTCGACGTGGCGCGCGGCAACGCGACCCTCAACGGGGTTACGCTCACGTTTCACCACGGCGATTTGCTCGCGCCGATCCACGACGCCGGGCTGCAGGTCGACGTGCTGCTGGCGAACCTGCCGTACATCGACAGCGGCGTGCTGCCGGGGTTGGACGTCAGCCGCCATGAACCGGCGCTGGCGCTCGATGGCGGTCCGGACGGGTTGGACGTGGTGCGCCGGTTACTGGCACAAGCGCCACACGTGCTGGCGCCGGACGCGCTCGTGCTGCTGGAGATCGGCGCAGATCAGGGGGAGCGGGCGAGTGATCTGGCGCGTGCCGCCCTGCCTGACGCGCAGGTCGATGTCGTGAAAGATTTGGCGGGCTTGGATCGGATCGTCCGCGCGGTTAGGGTTCCACGCACGGGATGA
- a CDS encoding DUF167 domain-containing protein, producing MERKFEITSATRGAAFTVRVMTRSDYTGMAGLMEDDSTLRVKLVAEEAGSAAANEELIQFFAELLEVDPKRIEIVVGHNGRDKLLSVMDLNKTDLLAKLGL from the coding sequence ATGGAGCGCAAATTCGAGATTACGTCCGCGACACGCGGCGCAGCCTTTACGGTTCGGGTCATGACGCGTTCCGATTACACGGGCATGGCCGGCCTGATGGAAGACGACAGCACGCTTCGCGTCAAGCTCGTCGCCGAAGAGGCGGGCAGTGCCGCCGCCAACGAAGAGCTGATCCAGTTCTTTGCCGAACTGCTCGAGGTCGACCCGAAGCGAATCGAAATCGTGGTCGGGCACAACGGCCGCGACAAGCTGCTGTCAGTCATGGACCTCAACAAGACCGACCTCCTCGCCAAGCTGGGGCTGTAG